The genome window GCCGATGTCGCCGAGCTCGGCCCGCTCGCTCTCCGACGCCCGCACGACAACGCCAACCGCATGCCGGCCATCGCGCAGGCTGGTGACCTGAACGCCCGACAGCAGCGCCTGCAACGATTGCGCGATCTCCTGTGTCGACAATCCGAGCGCACGGGCGCGTTCCTGATCGACCTCGAGCCTGACCGTCTTGACCTTCTCGCCCCATTGCAGCTCGGTGTTGCGTGTGTCCGCGTTGGCGCGCATCGCATCGCGCACCCGCGCCGCGATCGCGCGCACCTCTTCACGGTCCTGACCGACGACGCGAAACTGCACCGGAAAGCCGACCGGCGGCCCGAGTTCAAGCTTGTTGGCCCGCCCGCGCACGGAGCTTTCGGACGCCTCGAAGCGCGCCGTCAACTCCTTGACCAGACGCCCGGTGTGCTCCCCGCCCTTCGACTGGACAAGGATCAGCGCGTAACTGGGATTGGGAAGCGCCGGATTGTAGGCCAGGAAAAAGCGCGGTGCACCGGCGCCGATATAGGTGGTGAAATAGTCGACATCGGGGCTCTTTGCGAGCAGTGCCTCAAGCTCGCGTGCGGCGCGTTCGGTCGCGGCGAAGGACGCCCCTTCCGGGCCCTTGAGTTCGACGAGAACCTCGGGCCGCGAGGAATTGGGAAAGAACTGCTTCTTGACGAACCCCATACCGTAGCCGGCGGTGACGAGCAGGGCGAAGGTCACCAGCACCACGGGGACGCGAAAGCGCACGGCCGCATTGACCATGGTGCGCATGCGATTGTAGCCGCGGGTCTGGTAGATCGCGTCCTCGTTGACGTCGCCGCGCGCCGCCGCGTGGCGTTCCAGCGATTTTGGCAGGAGCTTGAGGCCGAGATAGGGCGTGAAGATCACCGCGACGAACCACGAGATGATCAGTGCAGCCGTCACCACCCAGAAGATCCCGCCGGCATATTCGCCGGCCGACGACTGGGCGAAGCCGACAGGAAGAAATCCGGCCGCCGTGACAAGCGTGCCCGTCAACATCGGAAAGGCGGTTGATTCCCACGCGAAGGTCGCAGCGCGAAACCGGTCCCAGCCCTGCTCGATCTTCACCACCATCATCTCGATGGCGATGATCGCATCATCCACCAAAAGCCCCAGCGACAGGATCAGCGCACCAAGCGAGATGCGCTCCAGGTCGATCCCCATCAGGAGCATGACGACGAAGGTTCCAGCCAGCGTCAGCGGCACCGACAGGGCCACGATCACGCCGGTGCGAAATCCGAGCGACAGGAATGAAACGATCAGCACGATCGAGATCGCGGCGACGAACTTCAGCAGGAACTGGCCAATCGCGCCTTCCACCACTTCCGGCTGATTGGAGACCTGGTGCAATTCCGCACCGACCGGCAGACGCACGCGGATCTCTTTCGCCTTGGCCGCGAGCCGCTCGCCGAGGTCAAGCACGTTGCCGCCGTCGGCCATGGCGATGCCGAGCATGATGGCATCCTGCCCATTGTAGCGGGCGAGATAGCTTTGCGGATCGGCTATGCCCCGGCGCACGGTGGCGATGTCGCCCAGCCGAAAGATCTCCTCCCCCGCTCTCACCGGCACGGCGGCCACGGCGCGCACGCCACCAAGGCTGCCGCTGACACGCACCTGCACGGTCTCGCTCGGCGTGTCGACCGACCCGGACGGCACCACGGCGTTCTGGGCCGCCAGGGCATCAAAGATCGCGGAGGCAGGAATGCCGAGGGTTGCTAGCTTGGCGTAGGAAATCTCGACGAAGATCTTCTGGTCCTGCTCGCCGAAGAGCTGGACCTTCTCCACCCCCGGAACCGACAGGAAGCTCTGGCGCGCCATTTCCGCAAGGTCGGAGACCTCCGTCCAGGTCGCATCCGGCGCGGTCAGGGCATGGACCTGAACGTAGACGTCGGAATATTCGTCATTGAAGGACGGGCCGAGCACGTCCGGCGGCAGGTCGCCGCGGATGTCGCCAACCTTCTTGCGCACCTGGTACCAGAGACCCTCGACGTCTTTCGGCGGTGTGGTGTCGGCGAGCACGACCTGCGTCGCCATGAAGCCGGGGCGCGTGTAGGTCTCCAGCCGGCTGAGATGGGGCAGCGTCTGCAACCGCGTCTCGATCCGGTCGGCGACCTGCTCCTGTATCTCGACAGCACTTGCGCCCGGCCAGGCGGCGGTGACCACCATCACCTTGACCGTAAAGGCGGGGTCCTCGTTGCGTCCGAGATTTCCATAGGCCCAGATACCGGCGGCGGCGGTCACAAGAATGAAGAAAAGCACCAGTGTCTGATGCCGCAGCGCCACGGCCGACAGGTTGAAGCGGCTCATTGCAAGGCTCCGACCAGCACCGGATCGGCTGGCGCACGCTCGACCACGCGCACCTCGAGATCGGCGTCAAGGCGGTGGACCCCCATGCTGACCACGGTCACGCCCGGCTCCAGAGCCCCGTCGACGATTGCGCGCGCCGCCTCGATGCGCAGGACCTCGACGGCGACCGCCTTCACGCGACTGTCGCCGGGAGCGGCACGCCAGACGAAGGCGTCCTCGCCACGATACCACACGGCGGATAGGGGAACGGCGACACCCCTCGCCGGGCCCGACGGATCGAGATGAACCGTCGCGGTCATGCCAAGCCGGGCCAGACCGCTCGGGTCCTCAAGCTCGAAGCGCGCGGTGAAGGTACGCGCCGCCTGGTCCGCCTGCGGCGACAATTCGCGCAACCGGGCGGAGAAGGTCTTTCCAGGCAGCGCCCAGAGCGTGACGTGCGCCTCGGCCTGCGCGATCGCGGCGACATGGGCCTCCGGCACGGCGACTTCGGCCTCGCGACCGCGCGCGGCCGCGATCCTGACCACCGGCTGGCCGAGTGCGACAACCTCGCCAGGCTCGGCGAGAACGGCGGTCACGACACCAGCG of Stappia sp. ES.058 contains these proteins:
- a CDS encoding efflux RND transporter permease subunit encodes the protein MSRFNLSAVALRHQTLVLFFILVTAAAGIWAYGNLGRNEDPAFTVKVMVVTAAWPGASAVEIQEQVADRIETRLQTLPHLSRLETYTRPGFMATQVVLADTTPPKDVEGLWYQVRKKVGDIRGDLPPDVLGPSFNDEYSDVYVQVHALTAPDATWTEVSDLAEMARQSFLSVPGVEKVQLFGEQDQKIFVEISYAKLATLGIPASAIFDALAAQNAVVPSGSVDTPSETVQVRVSGSLGGVRAVAAVPVRAGEEIFRLGDIATVRRGIADPQSYLARYNGQDAIMLGIAMADGGNVLDLGERLAAKAKEIRVRLPVGAELHQVSNQPEVVEGAIGQFLLKFVAAISIVLIVSFLSLGFRTGVIVALSVPLTLAGTFVVMLLMGIDLERISLGALILSLGLLVDDAIIAIEMMVVKIEQGWDRFRAATFAWESTAFPMLTGTLVTAAGFLPVGFAQSSAGEYAGGIFWVVTAALIISWFVAVIFTPYLGLKLLPKSLERHAAARGDVNEDAIYQTRGYNRMRTMVNAAVRFRVPVVLVTFALLVTAGYGMGFVKKQFFPNSSRPEVLVELKGPEGASFAATERAARELEALLAKSPDVDYFTTYIGAGAPRFFLAYNPALPNPSYALILVQSKGGEHTGRLVKELTARFEASESSVRGRANKLELGPPVGFPVQFRVVGQDREEVRAIAARVRDAMRANADTRNTELQWGEKVKTVRLEVDQERARALGLSTQEIAQSLQALLSGVQVTSLRDGRHAVGVVVRASESERAELGDIGDLVLNVRDGRAVPVSQVARIEYVSEEPILWRRNRETVLTVRADIVPGVQAPDVTAALLPKMREIEAGLAPGYRIDAGGAAEESAKANAALAKVFPVMLLAMAVLIMLQMQSFSKMVIVFLTFPLGLVGAVAALLIADAPFGFVAILGVIALGGMVMRNTLILADQIEHDLAGGATMRQAIVESTVRRARPVILTALAAVLAFIPLTSNIFWGPMAIAMIGGLTVATVLTLVFLPALYALWFRRRLDKSDAEASGSAGAQDAVTTGSRDTTERETDPAPALSQAAE
- a CDS encoding efflux RND transporter periplasmic adaptor subunit, which produces MHRNASGLCAASVRSAVRAIFSVALLGLVVAGCQPESGSDAQEVSPPTVWVEKVGKARGSGLSYSGTIRARSDAPVAFRVGGKLSRRGVDIGDRVEAGDLVARLDATDFDAALHAEEAQERAARAEAKRTADALARIETLKAKGHVSQASLDAAQAAADAAAEALKAAGERRLLAENQRAYTVLRADVAGVVTAVLAEPGEVVALGQPVVRIAAARGREAEVAVPEAHVAAIAQAEAHVTLWALPGKTFSARLRELSPQADQAARTFTARFELEDPSGLARLGMTATVHLDPSGPARGVAVPLSAVWYRGEDAFVWRAAPGDSRVKAVAVEVLRIEAARAIVDGALEPGVTVVSMGVHRLDADLEVRVVERAPADPVLVGALQ